Within the Vigna angularis cultivar LongXiaoDou No.4 chromosome 10, ASM1680809v1, whole genome shotgun sequence genome, the region ACATGTGCAATATTCTGCATCTTTTTTCTGAAACAATCAGTTCAAGACTGTCAAAACccatttattatattatgttaaattttacgtacaaagaaaaagttaaagttaaataacTTTTATCTTAAATAATAGCAACTAATATTGGTATCCCAGttggaaaacaaaaaattgatttaacatGCTATATAATGTGAAAacaactaatatattttttataacagaTTTTTTAGCATGCGACAAGTGAAAAATAGAAACATGAGTTATAAAATTAGATTGTAAAAAGTAGTTTATGGAGAGGGGAAGGTAATTGCAGGGTTTGATTCCTGACTATATCATTAATATAGATATGTAATAAAGTATGTTAAATATACTTTATATACATTCAAAGTCTCAAATAACGTGAGTCACTATTTTATATGAAGaataattagtattaatattatgGCTAAAAAAATTGTAGAGGGTAAGGTAAATTTTACATCACTAGCTTTGTTTGGgtttgagaaaatgaaaaacgatgaaaagaaaaaatttgacTATGAAAACAAGAATCTGATGAGAAATTACCATTAGACTTCAGAGTAAATTTAAATGAGGGGTTattcaacatattttataaagtagTTATATTTTGATGTTTGAAGTTTAGTGCGTTATgttttagatattaatttttattatagtattatgttttgtaataatcttaaaactaaaataagaataagataaatataaaaaataaaaaaaaaaataataatgtaaactTAAAATTCTCAAGAGGCCTATACTGTTATTTGGTTTTGGGCTTTCTCTTCTTTCTGTACCTTTATGATTTGTACTTGCACGCCTATTCTAATATTGAAAAGACTTAAATATCTTTTTCTGAACCGTGTTATCTCTGTTTCCATCGTTACTactgttcaatttttttcttttatggttAGAATGAAAACGGGTTAAATCCgacacaaataatatatttatttgttacttGTCATGATAATAAATCTAACTTGTTATTTGTTTCGTTTTgttaaatagttatttaaaaaatatctaataatttttttaaaactctctgaatatatataaatactttaaaaatatatataaatttttaaaacaaaatttaaataatattaaaaaatataaattaaattgcaattttaattaaatttaatataataaaatataattttaattttaattttttataaataattatactttcgaatacaaataatataatacttaaATCCAATTTACTTATAAGTTAGtaataagttatatattatttattgtctGAAAATATCTGTTTGTTTGAAGTATctatattcataataaattttatctttgaaTACCCATAATCACATTTTTTAGCTATAATCGTTGCATTATGAGAAAAGAGGAATAAGAGGAGAAGTTTATTctataatacattttatatgTTCTAGAAAATGGTTCTAGAAATCATGTTTCATAACATATCTTATATGTTCCAGAATCTTTTCAAAAGATATCATATGTTCAAACTTAGTTTAGAaattctattttgaaaaattcattCTAAGATGTAAGTGTTTCGAAAAGTTTGTTTTGAAATTCGTTCTAGAAATTCGAGAAAACTTGGCAAAAGTGacttttataaaagataaactggatattttaaaaattatgggGTTGTAATTAGAAATTATGAATGTGCATGAAGAAACGAAAATGATGTTcgtaaaattcaatttattttgtgCTCTGGTAAtggttaatgtttttttttctttttactatgGTTAATGTGGTCAAATTCCTCCACCAAGAGCTTaaaattgaagaatttttttttctcaaatgtGCTCTACAAGATCTAGGAGCCTTGCTATTGGCATAAGAAACTTATTCCGACAAGCTCTTTTCGAATTGCATTTTAGATAATCCGGAAAGTtacttttaaaacatatttcatgTAAGTATGTTTCAGAAAACTTGTTTTGAAAGGTATTATATATGTTCTGAAtagtttttttcaaaaatcttattGCTAAATGCATTTCATATGTTCCAAAAATTCTGTTCGGAAAATTTCTTTCACGAAATCTTATTCCAAGAATTCTAGAATGTTTGCCCAGAAAGATAGGGGTAATTTAGGGACATAGGAAAGTTTGGGATACAGGAAGAAATTTGTGGGGTGCAAGAAGAAGCCCTTATTAGTAATGGACCATAATATATTGGCGCATCGGCTTGAAAaagggtgttactccctccaccaccaccacttctccctccacctccccaaccttctctaaaaaaattttaattacaaaaataacttattttaattacaaaaataactttttttaattacaaaaataacctttattctatttttaatcatatttatttactttgaaTTCAAACCTTATTTTTCTACCCACTCACTTTTCACTCAGCCTCACCACCAACTcttattctctttcttttagatTCTCACCCCCCAACTCTACCACATCATCTTctcaaaaataatacatcaaaacatataaattacattattaaaatatctttaaaattaatgtaaaaaataaactaataaaaataattggaaaataaatgtataatctttaaacggatgtgaccatccgtcaacggatgtgaccatccgtcaacggatgtgaccatccgtcaacggatgtcaacatccgtatgtcaacatccgtttaaggcaaaacagatgtcgacatctatttttccttaaacggatgttgacatccgttgacggatggTCACATCCATTTAAAGattatagattattttttagggtttattaccCACCTCCTTCATGACGAATCTTCCCACACCACCGCACCCCACCACACCGATCTTGCACGTTGATCAATTGCTTCCACCACCACTTACAATCTTGCACACTAACTAATGAAAGTCCATCATACTCTCATACCACAGTgtgaaaaggaagaagaagaacatgaaacaaaaagaggaggaagaagagttCTCACTGCGTGGAGGATTAGAGTGGATGATTAGAGTGGTAGAGATTAAAAATGATTAGAGTTGTTAGAGGCTAAAAgatattaaccctaaaattttattaaggataaaataaaaatgaaaaaataaagagaggggtaaaacaaaaatggggtggtggagggaaaAACACTCCTTGAGAAAAAgttgtttctattttatttcttgtttttaatgaaatttaagaaaaaatatcattttatttttaatttcatatttaatttttttaattaaaaacacaagtacgataaatgttattttcacCAGTTTATAGTATAAAtttggaaaaacaaaaaaagtttaGAAATGGCCTTTTTAATATTAGAAATGGCCTTTTTAATATGAACACAAAGAATCTCATTTAATATGAACACAAAGAATCTTTTATGAAATTAACCCATTCCTATGATTTaggtttggaaaatgattaattttaattgttatttttcttgCATTTActaaaaaaagggaaaagacaCGCGAGCATGTTTGATTTGGAAACAAACATAAAatgaatacatttttaattaacttttggatttattaaagttaaattgAGGGAATCTTCTGGGTATTAACTCATTAGTTAATAGGATCATAACAgcaaataaaaatgataaaaactaTTAATCCTTTGTGGGAGCTTTAAATTCGTTGCATTATAATTAATGCATTCGCTTTGTTTCAAATGAGAAGGTTTCCTCTTTAAAAAAAGtttcataatatttgtaaagtAAGGAAAAAAGATgcttttaaactatttaaaatattaacttgtcttttataacaaattttcattAAAGAAGGTGTAAAGTTGCAAGACCTATTATCTCTGACACTAAATGATAAGATTATAAATTGACATAATTTGGATTGAAGGCATTTTGTAATAGGTAAGAAATGTCACACTGTAGAAAGTGGGTGTGAAGAATAATCAAAGAGCATAAATGGTGAGTCAAAATTCCACGTGGGAGCAAaactaagaagaaaagaaggaagcAGAAGTTaaatgaagtgaagaatgaaTAATACTACATAGATCTACTCTGCCACTTCCCTTCTTTTTTCAACAATACCTTAATCTTTATTAACAGCTTTTTCTtacaatattttgataatacattatatatcactattttattgatcattttaacaatttttttaacaattttttaataatatactaTTTGTCATTGTTATTAGTCTGTATATTTAAAACAGAACCAcgacaaagtaaaaaaaaacattttccttctTTAATACCCACGTCCTCCTGTTCCTCCCACCTACCACCATTCTCTTCATCACTCGTTCAACTCCCACAACCATATTCTGACACTAACATAAACATCAtcaccctcctcctcctcttcttcttcttcatcttcatcctctcCATCAACTTCATATTCTTCTCCTTATACTTTCACAGACACCACCCAATTCAATGCTGGTAGGGCCACCAAGCTTAACTCCTCTCTCTTTTCTATGATTCATCATTCTGGGTTTAATTTATTGCCACTTTCCTTTTTCACACTTTTACCTTCAATCTTTCTTTTAGCTTTACCATTTTAACCACACTTTGCGTCTTTACATCCATCGTACTTTCCTTCTCTTATTTCTTACATATGCCTCGTCCTTCCAAAACATATCTATTAAAGACTGTCTTTTGATCCATTCAACtcaaacataatatatattaaccATGCATTgtcttctctctctctatatacaATAATTGGATCCTATGTCATGAAACTCTAATCTCGCTCCCTTTTCATcgatattataaataataatgtcAATATAGTGTTGATGCCTATGTTATGCCTGAATTGCACCAAATATTATTACTTGAACGTGTTGTCTAGATTGTTATTGTAATGTATCCAGGTAGTCGACCGTTCGAGGGGAGTGTCATCCGCACCAACCGGTAATCCAGTGATCGCGAGCCAGGTAAGATGAATGTCATTAATGGCcagttaatatatttaatgaccATATCAAAGACAACTATATGGTATTTATGAGTGATTGGTAGATTATATTGcacaaatatattgtattaatgaataattaatataattaacgGGCTGGACAATTATGAGGccaataaatacaatattaatgttCTGTTAAAATCATCTTATTCCAAATTACTATCAGAATACACAAGGGACAgttttttctgacttgagcgtcgaaaTATTTTCTGCAGGATTACTCCTAGCTGGAAGAACAACTTAAATACTGGACGAACGGAATGACATAATGAAGATTATATCTGCAAGCAGAAGAAGGTAAGATTGAAAACGGATAACCTCGAATCTCAATTAAACCGAAAGACTTATGACATACCTTCTCTCAGCATAAATAAAAACACCgagacaaaagaaaataattagtaTTCGTGGATTTGTTGAAAAAGTAAATCAGTACTGCTACTAATTTGTGATGTGTTTTTTACGTGCATTGTACCTGAGGTTTCCAATTGTGTTGTTAATTATTGGTTAACACGAACTGCAAGTGTGGATAAGCAATGTTCTATTTCATCTGTGAATTACATTTTGCATCATCCGCTTGTCGTGACATGTGTCATATAAAAGAATATCTAGGGGGACCTActgacacacacacacacacatatatatatatatatatatatatatatatatatatatatatatatatatatatatatatatatatatatacgagagagagaaagaggggTTGTTGTATCTTTCATTAATTTGGATTGGGTTTCCTGTTACATATAGTCTCAAAAATTACATATGGGTCTCATTTCTAGTCAAAGGTTAAGTTTCGTGGgtactattttattttgaagaattcGTAAATATATgtatggttttttatttttgaagataaaatcatcaaataagaTAACGACCTTTTTAACAATGTTAAAGTTGTATTAGTCAAACACGATTTTTGCAaagattaatataaattaagcTTAAAACAAAAGTCATTACAGAACTAGacgattttaattaaaagtaaattttattgaacAACTTcgttaaaaaatttgttaaactaAAAGTCATACTAATACTTATTGACTTTTGTCTAAATATTACttacactaaaataaaaatgtgtttgGTAGAGGTGacttcaatataaaataaattagtaccGAAGTCTTGCCATAGTTTGGCAACTTCTGCCTAAACTATTTTACATGAAAGTCCGTcctatttcatatttataactTACTacagttttatatatattttattttaacttatagaAGTCcttgttttaatatttgacttcttctttcttttttggcttaaatgcttattttGCCTTCATGTGAAGAGGTGAatttatgttatgaaaaatatatgaataaggtctacaaagaaaaaataagttcaacaaatcatcaaagaaaaaactgaagaagagagagaaaaagctgaacagcagaatagagaagagaaaaaatacggccacatcagcatggacttaacactgttgctgtcaacttaacggacagaaccttattcatacacttttcataacataggaacccaatgtcttcattttttaaaccgattactaaacaaaaattcaccccattaacatgaggacgaagtaagcatttaaaccatttttttctattatctatatctttttagatttaagtttttatgcttttaaaatttttaaacaaacatataatttaattttaaattctttattaataatataattaatgatttttttttaattttttttatctttttttaaattcttatacaatcacatttttttaacatattctttattttgaaatatttgttaataatttaactAATGAACTGTAAGTAttacttttcatttattttagtttttagaatttatgttttttaattttatatgaaaatattttttattttgaaaattttcatagttttattatgaaaattatatttacaaaattaatttatttgaatggataaaaatttatctttttaattttaacttactAATCTAagtattaagaaaatattattatataactttaataacatataaaattattcatcaaattattaaaaaatgtgaaattaaaatttatattattaaatgtatgtAATAACACTTTTTAatgatttcattaataaattaaaattaaaagtacatatatttatttttcttaagaaaattgtaatataatttcaaaaataaaattatctgaaatttttgaaataaaaaatattttatatgaaatttaaaagaaaaaatcacaacaaatttcaaagataaaagaaataaaaaaacatcattttaaattcataaattatttatctacGGCTGTAGTGGGTTATTTAATGTATGGACGAGGctgaaaacaaattaattaaattattaaaaattaatttaaaataaaactatgtatcaaaaatttagaaaatgtaaaaaggTTAGGAAAAGAACGAAGAAAGAGAAGTCTTGCTTTTATACTGCGTCACTTctacagaaataaaataataataaaatgatgtaagcatattttaattttaaatttattgtatcaatttaattaattaaattttttatcccttcttaattttaaaataattactttttttattgttttatagaAGTTCTTATATGAATATACAAATtccattttttaaactttttgatatacattttttgttttaaaattattttgacaattttattaggtaattaaaattaaaacattaaaaaaattccatatttttaataaataatatttttatacaagaaaagtataacaaatttataaagtaaaaaaattataatttatttatttatttcattagtCATTGTTTAAAGAAATATATCTCAAAGTTGTTCTCACTTGCACGATATCAGTGCATATGTTGTTTAAAAACATAGCCATGCACgacttctatatttttatttttgaaaaacaagtcatatattagttttaggacttttgtaattaatattaattgaaattgcTCTTAACCGATACGAATTCAATATTTACACATAcatcaatataaataagaattggtattgaaaaaagaattgaaagttgtaaaattgatatataaataagaaactgGGAACATTATTAGAGAATCACATACCTAAAACCACGAAAGTCGGTATATCGCTACTCTCATGTCCTCCCAGTCAATCTCCATCACTAATCTCATTATTAACACCCCAACAAAATCAGTGGTGGCCTCACCTCTCACGCCAAGATCGACGCGAAAACACATCATGAAGAAAACTGTCCGGAAGAAATATATCACCACCTTTAGGCTTTGTTTACTTGGGGGAGAGAATTTgggaagaatgaatgaatggatttgagatgaattaaatattgtttatttgagtagatttagaagtaaatgagagtggatttataagtaaagtttatgagaattagtgtatgatttgattgatgtaataaaaaaaaaggcttTGAAAATCTTGTGctaatatatttacaaataaaagaaataagaaactattttttatatccaTTATAACTAGAactgatatataatttttttttattataaaaagaataccATGcctatttttatattgattataattagAATACATGtaaactttttactttttatacaaattttagtttcaatccatataaaatattttacaatatttatagttCTGTCATCCCGGTTactttttatatcaaatatattgtaaactatataaaattgttacaaaatgttatttttatatcagTGATAGGTGGTTATGTGattctaaattttcattttaagagGTAAGAAATTGTCCGATAGAATGAAGACTTATTTACAACAAAATCGTCCGATAGAATGAAGACTTATTTACAACAAAATCGTCTTAAGGAGATAAACTTATTGACATTATCGAACCCatctatttaattttgaaaaattattgacCTAGATTGATAAATGTGTGTTTGGTTTCCACGTTGGGGGGAAGGAGAAAACAACACAGCAGTGTATTTATTATATGAGTGTGCACATGTTAACAGGGGTTAAAAGGGAGAATAAAGGGAAACGTCCCGATGGGAGATTTGAAAAGTTTGTAAGAATGAAGATCCTGTGTTGTCAAAGGATATCTGATTTTCTGATATTCTGATATCTCATCCGAAACACGGTGTTTGATTTGCAGGGCAATGATTATAACATAACGGAAAGCAGCAGTGGGAAGGCACATCACGGAATCCACAACCATGTAGTACTGTTGCACTATCTCAGCGCTTTAATAAGTGCCTACCTAGTACGACGTGACAAACACGGTCCTCCTGCGCAACATggcaaaataattaattaaaaattgcaAAACCAAACGACGGCCGAATAAGGTCACACTACCTACCTCCCATCTCTACGTCCACTGTGGCTATGCAGCATCGGGACCACAAATTCTCAACCCAACAATACACCACTCTTCTGCTACCTCAAccctttcctctcatcttcatCACCGCATTCCCGTTCTCATTCCTActtcctcttcctctctccAATTAACTTCGCTTTCTTTCAAATGAATCCACTTTTGCCATGAATTCTAATGATTAAACAAAACTACCAAACTAACTAATGATGCGTGTGTCTCTCTTTATGGATTTCAAATTCTGATCAAGACCAGATACTTTCCGTTTTATGTATCTTGGTGGATAAGAAGAAGCGAGAATGGTAACGTGTGgaaacaacaataaaaacaatattccAATTTTTACTCCCTTCCCTATATTTGTTGTACTTGTGAAAGTGTTTGCTGCAATTTCTCACATGGTGGGGCGGGGCGGGGATAATAAGATCATCTTTCTCATCCTCACTAACACGTGCCCGTAACTTACACCGCATGGTGCGTGTCTTTGCCCCCTCCCATGGCCTCCCCTCTTCCTACTACCAACTCCCACTCCTTTCATTTCCCCATTTTCGCTATAAGTCGGCtaatcttcttccttctcatttttctttgtttatttttttcttcaaaacaatatacaaaaaaatagaaaaactagaCACAATCATACAGTCACTGACTTCTGTGTACTCTATACTAAAAAGCGAAGTTTAAAAACACAAATGGACAGGGATTTTAGGGGAGCGCTTATAGGAAAAAAATGAGAGAAGTTGGAACCTGTAAAGGGAGCGTTAGTTCTGCACAAGCGAGCATTCAGCTGCTTCTCAGTATAAGGAACAAATGAATCTCAACCTGTTTACATTAACCACACTCAAATACAAAAAAGTTGTACACAAGAGAAAAGAGTCTTGTTTGGTGTAAATGATAATTAACATTGAAGAAACCAAAGACCTAGACCGGACTTAGCGATATTATAATTAAAGAGACCAAAATGGCATGTTCAAATTGATcggagtttttttttcttatggcGAGACCCACACCTTCATGGTTTCAACTGAACCCACTCATAACGTCCTTCCAGCGGCATATCCTTAACAACGTCATAATTGTACCtgcaaaataaatttttaattaaaatggaATGACAGAGCTACATCATATACTAATTTTGGTGTCAAAAactaaaactagaaaaaaaggaaaaaataaaaaagagtgagagagagagagagagtaagaAGAAAATTCTAGCAATTATaacttacttatcttgaaatcGTTTCTGAATGTCTTTCTCGGCGGTAACGAAGAATTCTTCCAGCTCCGACTCGGTTGGCATGGTTCGAGCCTTTGACGAGGCACGACAAGAAATCATCTCCACTGACTCTGTCTCCTCCGAATTTTCGAGAAGCTTGCCGGAACGATTCATCTCTTTCCTGCAATGTTCGGACACGAAAACTATTACGGTTCAGAATTATATATAGATAGAATAGAATGCGTAGTGCGCGAAAAAACACAAACACTCACACACGAgatagagagagaagaagaacgAGTTTGAGTTTTGAATTGAGGAAATTATTATGACTGTTGATACATTTTTTATGTCGTGCTGTTTTGAACTGAGGGGGCTTGATTATGGAGAAAAAATGGGTTGGAGGAAAAACGTCTGGATATGGAACTATAGCTGGAagcaaattcaaatttaaataaaatgagtttGATTAAAAGACCCTTCAATTTGTGCAGCACCATTGAACGTCGACGTTTCAACTCGCGCGCTCTCCACCTGTAAGGAAACGTTGAATGCGATGCATTAATTTAGGTgataaaaaatgagtgaatgaAAGGCTATACAGAGACTAAATTAGCGAAAGGAAGGAATTAAGAGGAGTGTTGAATCAGAAATTGTATGACAGACAGCAATagataagaaataataaattggTTACCTCCAGATCTGAGAGTTTGATCATGTCCTCATCAAGGCTGGTGGATCCATTGTTGGAGCAGCAAGAGGCAGGAATTTCAGCGGAGGTAGGGCTGAGGCAGCGTAAAGTGGTTTTGGGAGACTTGGAGAATTTAGGTGGGTCTTGGTTGGTGTGGGTGA harbors:
- the LOC108335224 gene encoding cyclin-dependent kinase inhibitor 7 produces the protein MLAQVGVRTRAPAALAMEPDTSARPTPKRKTITHTNQDPPKFSKSPKTTLRCLSPTSAEIPASCCSNNGSTSLDEDMIKLSDLEVESARVETSTFNGAAQIEGKEMNRSGKLLENSEETESVEMISCRASSKARTMPTESELEEFFVTAEKDIQKRFQDKYNYDVVKDMPLEGRYEWVQLKP